Below is a genomic region from Aricia agestis chromosome 16, ilAriAges1.1, whole genome shotgun sequence.
gtaacatatctgctttgagtttttcatcattgtatACAATGTGCAAACTGCAAAGTTGTAACTTGCAAACTGTTGGCAAACTGCCATGATCGCCGTTTTCTTTTTGACTAGTAAAAACCaagcttttaaaaaagaaaaatgtcaAATGGCAACACCATTTATAGCTGTCAAATAAAAATGGTCGTAAAATTTTAGGCCCTTCTTGTGCGATTATGGTAGATGGCGGGAGTGATCCCGTGTGATATAACTGTGAATTAGTTTTAGATTTTAGTgataattaaataatagtaaCTAAAAATGACTAGGTAAATACATGTGCATTGAGTTCAAGACATGTCAAGTTCGCTTTACCGTTTTAACAAAGTGGTTTCGTTGCGATTGTTAATAAGGACGTTTGTCCATGATTGCTTGAATCTGTGTGTAAAAGAACATTTCCTATTCCAGAGCTAAAATAGAACTCGGCGACGTGACCCCGCATAATATAAAACAGCTAAAGAAACTAAACACCGTCGTGTTCCCAGTGTCTTACAATGACAAGTTCTACAAAGACGTATTGGAGGCTGGTGAGTTAGCGAAACTGGCCTATTACAATGATATCGTAGTGGGAGCGGTGTGCTGTAGAATAGACACATCAGATAACACGAGAAGATTGTATATCATGACTTTAGGGTGCCTGTATCCCTACAGAAGATTGGGCATAGGCAGCCTGATGGTTGAACATGTGCTCAAGTTTGTGGAACAAGACGGAAATTTCGATAGCATTTTCCTGTAAGTACCGCCTATTCTCATCATATTTGTTATCAAAGGAGTTTTTGGGctataattacttactgtacCCACTTTTCCACCCACTTAATACCCTAAAAACAATATCATTATATTGTAACCTAAAgatgtattttgtttattttataaatgtatTATAAGGGTATtctatctaaaattaaaaatgttgcaATCAAGTTTTATGACTGTTTTTAACTTGTAACATAATAAACAGATGCATAAAGCAATTATATCTTATCTTGTTCAATTGTATAGCCTGTTTAATATTCAATGATCTGATGAATCACATTATTTTACAGTAGTATGGTTTTTATAAATCCAAATAACAATGATAGAGGTGTATAAAAAACTGATCAATGTAAATATTGAATGACTTTGTAATCTGTATGTAACATAAATTAAAtgcctataatattttaaaggagCCCTTTTACACAgcacacatttttttactagTAAGGTCAAGCACCTGTTAATTAAAATCTGTACTaatcattatttaattgtaattgtTTAGCATAAAGTTTTTGATTGTGTAAAGATTAAGTTTGTTCAcctgtaatattattgtttgttagttaaattacaattaaaatgaACAGTTgtgttaataaaatgttttttattttcaggCATGTACAAGTTAATAACGAGGGGGCAATAGATTTCTACAAAAAGTTTGGCTTTGAAATAGTTGAGACAAAAGAACATTACTACAAACGGATAGAGCCTGCCGACGCTCACGTACTACAGAAAACGATAAGACAACCTCAACCACTAAATCTAGTTAATGGGACCGTTCCTCATGCAAAAGTTAATGGACACGATTGAAAGTCACAAGCTAGCTAACTAACTGTGGAAGTGATAACCAAATTGAGTCACACATAGATACTGAttctaaaaagaaaataatgtgAAACGGTAATGAAATAGGATTATGGTTGTGGACTTTTTGAGGCCATAATATAGGTGTACGACTGATAATTGTCTAATGTCAATGTTTTTATGTAATATACTGTTGGGATTACGCATGTTGTTGGACGTTGCAATTTGAATTGTGGTCTATTATACAAATGATGCAATACCAATACATTGTCTAGCATGTAACtgataattttaatatctgtataaataatacatttaGGCGTTCTTTTAACTTCATGGCATAAATTCTGTCTGTTTTCTACTGTACTTGTGACATAATGTAAGGTTAATATAAGTATAGGttttcacaatattttgtttaatacgAAGTGTACGTATCAACATAATATGACACCTCGCAATCATTTGgtgtattgtttttaatttttctgaGTTTTAAAGTGTTAATATTCTTCTGTCATTTCGTTTCATCTCATATAATAAAttctttgttaattttttaacaaattttattttcatcataGTATGTACCTATAACATGTTACCAAAACTTCTTCATTTGAAAAAATTTCATTGGTCTCTGTTTTACTGGAACTTCTAATTCATGAAATAAAGAtgatgaatttttatttatatttattaattcctGGGTGTGGGTAAaggaaattttataattaatgtgaAATGTTTATCACCACTGATAGGTCTCACATTAGTATTATTAGTAGCggtagcacagaatatataattagtACCTTACGGTACAGAAATTTCACTCCCGAGTTCAGGTATTATAAACACAAGCGTCTGGTCACCGGACTACAAGtctcaatagctttgtccacactgtgactttttttgttcatcaagggcatgcgttatagcgcagtcaacagcgaacgtgaggcatgccagcGAGGCATGCCCTcggaccgtatccaaaacttcaaaaatgacaatattggcgttgctttccttgacgcattcaattattgaatccgccaatatgaaagttgatgacgaaaattgaagatgaaagtgcacagtgtggacataactattAGGCTGGCACTTTTGTATTTTGTGCACGACTCGAGCGCTCGCCGCCCGACCGTCGCGCCGTCGGCCGCCGCTCGATTGACAGCCCTGACAGATTGAAGCGAGACGGCAGACAGTTATTGTACTATGAACGCTAAACGCAATGCAaaaggttgaaattaggttTAGGCTGTTTTCCAGAGTAGTAGGTAAATATCTCGGCGATTTCGCGCCGTTTGTATGGAAGTGGTAGTATCGGGTTTCCAGTGttgctatttttaaataatacaacagtaatacaacacaaaacatttattataattttcgtGCATTAAATACTGTTACGCTTTTCAAAAGCTTTCAATTCACTATCACAGACTATAAAATTGCAATAAGAGAAgtacaataacaaaatataaaattatttattacccaTTAGTTTTAAAGATGCGATGTCGCTAATGTTTTCGTTCTTTACAAACTATTTTCAGTTTTAACAGTAGCTGTAGGCTATTCTAATAAGAGTTCAGTCACAACTTTAGGAGCGCTAACATTGATGAACCCACATAATTTCAAAGACGAGTATATTATACTGCATTGCGACTCCTCATACTGATTTGTCAAAACATCTGTAGACACTGGTGGTATGCGATAACACGacccccgcgttccatttagcgttaaaaacgatcaaaacgctcaaaatgcttcctattttgagcgttttgatcgtttttaacgctaaatggaacgcggggcatgTATAGAGTAGTGACCTCATATTCTAATCAGCAGGGCCATGACGTATCTTGCGACATTTACGCAACAGGCGATCCGGCTATACCAACCTCAACCTCCGCTTTGAAGTTTTTAccccaaaaatattttagttactgcctgcgacaccaagaccaaaacgcgtttgtggcccgtataaaaaaaggtttAGTACCAATGCACAATACGATTGTCAATCAAATTTCCGATAGAGAACAGATATAAGATACAATATCTTATAACTACTGCATTACATAACTGCTGTCAAGCGACTGTTGCATAGCTGTTGCAAGATATCATGTAATAATCCTGCAGGTTTATAGAATAAATATCTTGACGGGGTTATTGCTACATTTTTCATCCTCTAAACACAAGTTCTAACGCAGATGTTCCAAACAAAATATTGCAaacttctatttatattttaactaaatCAAAAATCACAACATGAAAAGGAACAAACAGTGAACTACTACatctacaaaaattaaattaaatctaaTTAGTTATGATCATGATCATAACTAATTAGATTAAGACAATGATAATCTATTTCAATGTTTTTGTTAGTTAAAGTTAGTCCAAAAATTACAAAAGTAATTGTTAATTAAACATGACTCTAAATAGATTCtagaattaaattaaaagtcGCCTTTGGACTAAATTGACATATCTTAGTACAAGCTGTGGTATAAGTTTATACCACATAAATGTAAACGTGTTAAAAATCACAGCGTTTTAACAgttaggctgcgtccccatcagacacggcgcggcgccggcaccgtgttacgacttacggcacgacgccgccaccgtgatacggtacgacGCCGCACCctgtcacggtgccgcgtacggtgcgtccctattcagtcgatatttgcgctcgaacgagagtgcttgtctggaCAAACACTCGTTCgagtgccgtaacacggtgccggcgccgcgccgtgtctgatggggacgcagcctaagGGCCGCGCCTCACCGGAACGGCAGCGGCGAAgcgagcacttttagtgtcatgtgattttaaactttatcttcattattgtaatacatagtattgcttcagaaatcgcggccgcctgcgggccacgagcggccatagacttctcaagcgatactatgtattacaataatgaagataaagtttaaaatcatataatactgaaagtgctcgcctcgccgctgccattccggtgtagcacgGCCCTAAGAACGTTTGTACATTATGTGATGCGATATACAGAAAACATTATACGTTGATTTTAAGCACTTATTTTACCTAAAGTGCACGAAAATGAGAAAGACAGATATGTGTTTTATACTAAAACACATCCCTGTCCTTGTCACATCTGTGTCTTATTGGGATGATATCCGATATCGTAATTCGTACCGCATAATGTGGAAAGGCGCCTTAGCTACACGCATTCGGAAGACAAAACTGTAACGATTTGCGACATTCTTCACATTAAGTCCAAGAGGCGTCCCAAGCTCCATTTAGAGTCTTTTTGCCGCCTCGTTTTAAGGAAACTACAAACACAAGTGCCAAAATTTCTATGTTATGTACGAGAActacatatacatataataataataggagaGACCTAAcctaataaaaagaaaaaaaagtcgCAGCGACAGTTTTGTCAGTAGTTTGCGCTCAGCCTAAGTAAAAAAGTGCAACTCTGTAAATGTAAATTAATCATTAAGCTGAATTTCATTTATTCAAAGTATAttcaaagtatatttaaattaaaaacatttaaaaactaaTTACTATTCTACCCTTCTTAACCTAAAAatgcattaaaatataaaatcattattCAAGCCAACATTTCAAATTCATAAGTTAATTGCAGATAAAaacaaatttataaataattataattatcattataAATGATACAAAACGCTCAGATTAAAATCCgtcgtaagtatatttaaattgtgTGTAGATATAGTAAAAGATACGGACGAATATGGCAACACTAGATATAATAGACAATagttttaatattctttataacTCGATATATTAATTGAGGCGGACTACTTTTCCAacttgtaatataatatctacacattaatttatttatattctatCTAATAAGCGTTGCGTttagatgttattattataaaataatttagaaaattttgGACATACCATGTAATAAAATTTGCACAAACAGGATGGAATTACGCACGTAATGTTGCCAGTCAATTCAAATAACAATTAAATAGTGCATATTAAGTACcaataaaatattctttaaaataGGTTTTGCGGACATTAATTAACCATCAGCAGCTTCAATGTTCCTGCTTTCTATTATTCTGTTTAggatatattaataatttaatttaattagtgtCTTACGATCATAAAAGTTAGTAAAAAAACTTGATATTATGCAGAAACGaggttttattttcaatggtccTACAAACAATATTGTTAAACATGGGTa
It encodes:
- the LOC121734835 gene encoding probable N-acetyltransferase san, with product MTRAKIELGDVTPHNIKQLKKLNTVVFPVSYNDKFYKDVLEAGELAKLAYYNDIVVGAVCCRIDTSDNTRRLYIMTLGCLYPYRRLGIGSLMVEHVLKFVEQDGNFDSIFLHVQVNNEGAIDFYKKFGFEIVETKEHYYKRIEPADAHVLQKTIRQPQPLNLVNGTVPHAKVNGHD